A genome region from Labilibaculum antarcticum includes the following:
- a CDS encoding Yip1 family protein produces MTIASAYKHSLLLFIQPEQTWKSIAREERSPKQLFLSLILPLLLLMAICNFSGYQLFDHNPSQHINMHIFSASATFLFSILSIYISSLLASKFAHFDTKTIRFNKAFTLIGYSFVPGIIFNSLAFLIPTINYLTILSLFSFYILYKGISPMLSIADDKKSGYFTFILIGLLSIYAVLGAFFIGTASLLDF; encoded by the coding sequence ATGACAATCGCAAGTGCATACAAACACAGTCTACTCCTTTTTATTCAACCAGAACAGACTTGGAAATCAATTGCTAGAGAAGAACGAAGCCCCAAACAATTATTCCTGAGTCTTATACTCCCATTGCTATTATTAATGGCCATTTGTAATTTTTCAGGCTATCAATTATTCGATCACAATCCTTCGCAACATATTAATATGCACATATTTTCAGCAAGTGCGACATTTCTGTTTTCCATTCTATCAATTTACATTTCCAGTCTTCTTGCCAGTAAATTTGCCCACTTCGATACTAAAACCATAAGATTCAACAAAGCTTTCACCCTTATTGGCTATTCCTTCGTCCCTGGCATCATATTTAATTCGTTGGCATTTTTAATTCCAACGATAAATTATCTTACCATTTTAAGCCTTTTCAGTTTTTACATTCTTTACAAAGGAATATCCCCAATGCTTTCAATTGCTGATGATAAAAAATCGGGGTATTTTACATTCATATTAATTGGATTGCTTTCGATATATGCTGTTTTAGGCGCATTTTTTATTGGAACAGCCAGCCTTTTGGATTTTTAA
- a CDS encoding cysteine hydrolase family protein yields MFAKDILFWNVDTQIDFMSASGKLYAPGAEQIQPVLSQITSLAKSNNIQVVNTADFHYDSSKELSNNPDFITTFPPHCMANTSGAEYVNETNPETPFSEVLWDQIYSEKNIRDFIINRNIIIKKDAFDVFEGNTNTEAVLELIAPKKVFVYGVTTNVCVDCAVVGLAQRNIAVYVIEDAIKELPNIPLPFARWDQLGVTRITFSELGKHLN; encoded by the coding sequence ATGTTCGCAAAAGATATTTTATTTTGGAATGTTGACACTCAAATTGATTTCATGAGTGCCTCCGGTAAATTATACGCTCCCGGTGCAGAGCAAATTCAACCTGTACTTAGCCAAATAACTTCGCTTGCTAAAAGCAATAACATTCAAGTAGTCAACACTGCTGATTTCCATTACGACAGCTCAAAAGAATTGTCGAACAATCCTGATTTCATCACAACATTTCCACCACATTGCATGGCCAATACATCTGGTGCCGAATATGTGAACGAAACGAATCCTGAAACGCCATTTTCTGAAGTTTTATGGGACCAGATCTATTCTGAGAAAAATATTCGTGATTTTATTATCAATCGCAATATTATAATCAAAAAAGATGCTTTTGATGTATTTGAGGGAAATACAAATACAGAAGCCGTGTTAGAACTCATAGCACCTAAAAAGGTTTTCGTGTATGGAGTTACAACTAATGTTTGTGTTGATTGCGCGGTTGTTGGTTTAGCTCAACGAAACATTGCTGTTTACGTTATTGAAGATGCCATTAAGGAATTACCAAACATTCCCCTACCCTTCGCACGTTGGGATCAATTAGGCGTTACAAGAATCACATTCTCTGAACTTGGAAAACACCTAAACTAA
- a CDS encoding DMT family transporter, whose translation MKKFLFSTTVLAIFACLLWATPFTAIKIGLKYTTPLQFAGIRFLLSGLIILPFIKDLKYKVLESKKRWRFILWVALLQTTFLYGLLYTGISFIPGALAAMLIGAQPLFAAVMAHLMLKNDKMTWQKIMAILIGISGVCIISLGRADFVLTTTIPLGVGILILNNIVGSTGNVIVSRDAKDMPPRVLASFSMIIGGIVLLLISIPIENPSWSTIYPSEYYLSLTWLAIVSAFAITIWFGLLQRPGVKVSNLNTWKFIIPIFGASLSWLVLPDEKPDLISILGMIVIAFSLLLVNYLNRRDAKKHIVKT comes from the coding sequence ATGAAGAAGTTTCTGTTCTCGACAACCGTATTGGCCATTTTTGCATGCTTGCTTTGGGCAACTCCATTTACAGCAATTAAAATTGGTTTAAAATATACAACTCCGCTTCAATTTGCAGGAATTCGATTTCTCCTTTCGGGATTAATTATTCTTCCCTTCATTAAAGATTTGAAGTACAAAGTTCTTGAATCGAAAAAAAGATGGCGCTTTATTCTTTGGGTCGCCTTGCTGCAAACCACTTTCCTTTACGGACTGTTATATACCGGAATCAGTTTTATTCCAGGTGCTTTGGCAGCCATGTTAATTGGTGCGCAACCTTTGTTTGCTGCAGTAATGGCACATCTAATGCTGAAGAATGATAAAATGACATGGCAAAAAATCATGGCTATTTTAATCGGTATAAGCGGTGTGTGTATTATTAGTTTGGGCAGAGCCGATTTTGTTCTTACAACAACAATACCACTTGGCGTAGGAATTTTAATTCTGAATAATATTGTGGGAAGTACCGGAAATGTAATCGTATCTCGCGATGCAAAAGACATGCCCCCACGTGTATTGGCTTCATTCTCGATGATCATTGGAGGGATCGTATTACTGCTAATTTCTATTCCCATTGAAAATCCATCGTGGAGTACGATTTACCCTAGTGAATATTACCTTTCCCTAACTTGGCTGGCTATAGTTTCAGCATTTGCCATCACCATTTGGTTTGGTTTGCTGCAACGCCCAGGGGTGAAAGTTTCCAATTTAAACACATGGAAATTTATTATCCCAATATTTGGCGCCTCGTTAAGCTGGTTGGTTCTTCCCGATGAAAAGCCTGATCTAATTTCAATTCTTGGAATGATTGTAATTGCTTTTAGCCTGCTTCTGGTTAATTATTTGAATCGAAGGGATGCAAAAAAACACATTGTAAAAACGTAG
- a CDS encoding LytR/AlgR family response regulator transcription factor, translating to MKLKCLIVDDEPLAQRVLEKYVSELPGLELIGKCSDAIEAMEVLQEKEVDLIFLDINMPRLSGINFLKTYKNPPMVVITTAYTEYALESYELNVLDYLKKPFSFERFLLAVQKAEEKMKGGVEPQELEKDEREFIFVKANKKTINISLDSILYVEALGDYVKIFTNDGHIVTYQSLKGIERLLPSHKFYRIHKSYIVSLSKIKSIEGNMVHLEKGTIPIGNNYKQSFFQRIHPA from the coding sequence ATGAAGTTAAAATGTTTAATTGTTGATGATGAACCATTGGCACAACGTGTTTTAGAAAAATACGTTTCTGAATTACCTGGACTCGAGTTGATAGGAAAATGCAGTGATGCGATTGAGGCCATGGAGGTTTTGCAAGAGAAAGAGGTTGACCTTATTTTTCTAGATATAAATATGCCTCGCTTAAGCGGAATCAATTTTCTGAAGACTTATAAAAATCCACCAATGGTTGTGATTACCACGGCTTACACAGAGTATGCTTTAGAAAGCTATGAGTTGAATGTATTGGATTATCTGAAAAAACCTTTTTCTTTTGAACGCTTTTTGCTGGCGGTTCAAAAAGCAGAGGAGAAAATGAAAGGTGGCGTTGAACCTCAGGAATTGGAGAAGGATGAACGGGAATTCATTTTTGTTAAGGCAAATAAGAAAACGATTAATATCAGCCTCGACTCAATTTTGTACGTTGAGGCCCTGGGTGATTACGTTAAGATTTTTACAAACGACGGACATATTGTTACTTATCAATCGTTAAAAGGGATTGAGCGCTTATTACCATCTCATAAGTTTTACCGGATTCATAAATCTTATATTGTGTCTCTGTCAAAAATCAAATCAATAGAAGGGAATATGGTACACCTGGAAAAAGGGACTATCCCAATTGGAAATAATTACAAACAGAGTTTCTTTCAAAGAATACATCCCGCATAA
- a CDS encoding DUF6261 family protein: MESQMLYHATAKDVFTFATIFTGFYRANCKYDSSLLKNNVLELEQENELLQKVVYKIRKREYTSNLKQADERVNQGIIALKMFVKANMHFPNKEDSRKAAIVWRLIEKHGSDLNRKGYLTKNVVVNSLLMNLEEEKFKTIIEPLLGVRKCMSELRAACNELKEIQVKSIYERVKRKQDVEATSHAKTMMKTINSMIIPMLNILHQMEPDKYRSLFKFTQKELLLVNASVRRRRGKWGQKGKDESGDTV, from the coding sequence ATGGAGTCACAAATGTTATATCACGCAACAGCGAAGGATGTTTTTACTTTTGCAACAATATTTACGGGGTTTTATCGAGCCAATTGTAAGTACGATTCGTCCTTACTAAAGAACAATGTACTCGAGTTAGAGCAAGAAAATGAATTGCTGCAAAAGGTTGTTTATAAAATACGAAAACGGGAGTATACTTCTAATTTAAAACAGGCTGACGAAAGAGTAAACCAAGGGATTATTGCTTTAAAGATGTTTGTAAAAGCCAATATGCACTTCCCCAACAAAGAGGACAGCAGAAAAGCGGCTATAGTTTGGAGGTTGATTGAAAAACATGGCAGCGATTTGAATAGAAAGGGTTATTTGACTAAGAATGTTGTGGTAAACTCTTTGTTGATGAATTTGGAGGAGGAGAAGTTTAAAACCATCATTGAGCCATTATTGGGGGTTCGAAAATGCATGAGTGAGTTGAGGGCTGCTTGTAATGAACTGAAGGAGATTCAAGTGAAAAGTATTTACGAGAGGGTAAAACGCAAGCAGGATGTAGAAGCAACGAGTCATGCCAAAACGATGATGAAAACAATAAATAGCATGATAATTCCCATGCTCAATATTTTGCATCAAATGGAGCCTGATAAGTACAGGTCTCTTTTTAAATTTACACAGAAAGAGTTGCTTCTTGTTAATGCTTCAGTGCGACGAAGAAGAGGAAAATGGGGGCAAAAGGGAAAGGATGAAAGCGGTGATACGGTTTAA
- a CDS encoding nucleoside kinase: MAKLIDIYVDNIKEKRSYPTGTDLQTILADVKPQLNGEVLGAMVNNKLKELNYEIYKPKKVIFVDGTHPDGRRMYVRSLCFMLYKAVHDLYPKASFRVEHSISNGLYCRITDKNIILAPEDVENIKKRVLEIIEADLPFVREEIETEKAIELFEAQGLKEKTSLFRTRGNLFTSVYHLGDSVDYFYGFLVPSTSKLKVFDLLPFSQGMLLMTPGRRDPSVTETFIPQEKMLKVFSEYKRWGKVLNISNVGDLNYYVENDNISELIKISEALHEKKISQIADKVRKKRKHTKLILISGPSSSGKTTFGKRLAIQLKVAGLHPVNLSLDNYFVDRELTPRDENGEYDFEALESLDVRLFNQNLVDLLNGKEIELPKFSFETGSRYYDGEKLKINGKQILVVEGIHALNPQLTPLIADESKFRIYISALTSISIDGHNRIPSTDNRLIRRIVRDHKYRNYSAFDTISRWPSVRRGEEKNIFPYQEEADAMFNSALPYELGVLKRYAEPILNEIQPNQAEYSEANRLLKFFSYFLPISDDDIPPTSLMREFLGGSTFEY, encoded by the coding sequence ATGGCAAAATTGATTGATATTTATGTTGATAATATAAAAGAGAAAAGATCTTATCCTACTGGCACTGATCTTCAAACTATACTGGCGGATGTTAAGCCACAGCTGAATGGTGAAGTGCTTGGAGCGATGGTTAATAATAAATTGAAAGAGTTGAACTATGAAATATACAAACCTAAAAAGGTGATTTTTGTGGATGGAACACATCCTGATGGGCGAAGAATGTACGTTCGTTCCCTATGTTTTATGCTTTACAAAGCAGTTCATGATTTGTATCCCAAGGCCAGTTTTCGTGTTGAACATTCAATATCAAATGGTTTGTATTGTCGAATAACTGATAAGAATATAATTCTTGCGCCTGAAGATGTAGAAAATATAAAGAAGAGAGTGTTAGAGATTATCGAAGCTGATCTGCCCTTTGTTCGCGAAGAAATTGAAACGGAAAAAGCAATTGAATTATTTGAAGCGCAGGGTTTGAAAGAGAAAACGAGTCTGTTTCGTACCCGTGGAAATTTATTTACATCTGTTTATCACTTAGGCGATAGTGTTGATTATTTCTATGGATTCCTGGTTCCATCGACGAGTAAATTGAAGGTGTTCGATTTATTGCCATTTTCTCAGGGAATGTTACTTATGACACCGGGTAGAAGAGATCCTTCGGTAACCGAGACGTTTATTCCTCAGGAGAAAATGTTAAAGGTGTTCAGCGAGTACAAGCGTTGGGGAAAGGTTTTAAATATTTCGAATGTAGGTGATTTAAATTACTACGTTGAAAATGATAATATTTCGGAACTTATAAAAATCTCGGAAGCTTTACACGAGAAGAAAATTTCTCAAATTGCAGATAAGGTTAGAAAGAAAAGAAAGCATACGAAGCTGATTTTAATTTCCGGACCTTCGTCATCCGGGAAAACAACTTTTGGGAAGAGATTGGCAATTCAGCTTAAAGTAGCTGGTTTGCATCCGGTAAATTTGTCTTTAGACAATTACTTTGTTGATCGGGAGTTAACACCCAGAGATGAGAATGGGGAATATGACTTTGAGGCATTGGAATCTCTGGATGTTCGTTTATTTAATCAGAATTTGGTGGATTTGCTAAATGGGAAAGAAATAGAATTGCCAAAATTTTCATTTGAAACAGGTTCTCGTTATTACGATGGTGAAAAATTAAAAATTAATGGGAAGCAGATATTAGTAGTGGAAGGCATTCATGCTTTAAATCCACAACTGACTCCACTTATTGCTGATGAGTCTAAATTTCGGATTTACATTTCCGCACTTACATCAATTTCTATTGATGGTCATAATCGAATTCCATCCACCGATAATCGCTTAATCAGAAGAATTGTCCGCGATCATAAATATCGTAATTATAGTGCTTTCGATACCATTAGTCGTTGGCCGAGTGTGAGACGTGGCGAAGAAAAAAATATTTTCCCATATCAGGAGGAGGCTGATGCAATGTTTAATTCAGCACTTCCCTACGAGTTGGGTGTTTTGAAGAGATATGCCGAACCTATACTAAATGAGATTCAGCCAAATCAAGCTGAATATTCCGAAGCAAATAGATTATTGAAGTTTTTCAGCTACTTTCTTCCAATTAGTGATGATGATATTCCACCAACATCATTAATGAGAGAATTTTTAGGTGGTAGTACTTTTGAGTATTAG
- a CDS encoding ATP-binding cassette domain-containing protein, with protein MGESILNALMHLFAIVANAKEEGVSRQGKVIVEGFLNRYVNLELQIEYLRLFENYFEFYRREMEYQVSVHSQQVNILSLTEASKVCAKIKGELVQEERLIVLLRLLEFVYEDKVVSENEFEFISIVAESFKISRSEFINCLAFVWDDTLDEYDKSKFLIIDNKVTEWSENLSWFMKKDAKKNENDFKHLFCDNMYGRILVMFVESVNLLVFKYEGELNLYLEGNKIKPDKTYQLSNGSIIKGPNIKSIYFTDIAGKFLKEESQEKIIFSAKEIEFKFRNSNNGIHKFNISEESGQLIGIMGGSGVGKSTLLNVLNGNLSLNHGEIRINDYDIHKNKLAVRGLIGFVPQDDLLIEELTVFQNLYYNAKLCFKDYSEIQILKKVLHILQDLDLYEVRDLKVGDPLNKFISGGQRKRINIGLELMREPAILLVDEPTSGLSSTDSEMVMNLLKSQTLKGKLVVANIHQPSSGIFKMFDKLWILDRGGYPIYNGNPIDAIVYFKTQNSQVNASESECVTCGNVNPEQILQIVETKLIDDQGKPTRERRILPVEWYQKYKDNIESNYLPLRTDKKLPQSDFKIPGKLKQFSIFWIRNVLSKLTNKQYLIINLFEAPLLAVILGYFTKYTTDSGYVFGDNKNFPVFLFMSVVVSMFLGLTVSAEEIIRDKRILQREKFLNLCRLSYLSSKIIFLFVLSAIQSISFVLVGNYILEVEGMLFAYWLVLFTTSCFSNMIGLNISSGLNSVITIYILIPLILVPQLLLGGAMIKFDDLHAGITDKVYVPIVGDLMTTRWAYEALAVTQFKDNQFEKHFFEYEKGISDASFKSSFLIPKIESVLSECERNIEFEKNTDDTEANFVMLRNEISQLGSEVGIEIFPELKELNVLDFNLNVAEQTRNFLDKVKLYYLGLASESGYKKDFEYSRLVDSLGRDGVYEFKQKYYNTGLADLVLNKTEINKMIEVDHQLIQKKDPILMYPDSKFGRSHFYSPVKRIGNFYIDTFWFNLAVVWLGTCFLFLTLWSDVLRKVMNYIESIKLVRKEKKKE; from the coding sequence ATGGGGGAATCGATTTTAAATGCATTAATGCATCTTTTTGCCATCGTTGCTAATGCTAAAGAAGAAGGAGTTTCGAGGCAAGGAAAGGTAATTGTAGAAGGGTTTTTAAATCGGTATGTGAATTTAGAACTCCAAATTGAATATCTACGATTATTTGAGAACTATTTTGAATTCTATCGTCGGGAGATGGAGTATCAGGTAAGTGTGCATTCTCAGCAGGTCAACATTCTTTCTTTAACTGAGGCATCCAAGGTTTGTGCAAAGATTAAAGGCGAATTGGTTCAGGAGGAGCGTTTGATTGTTTTGTTGCGTTTGCTGGAATTTGTTTATGAAGATAAAGTCGTAAGTGAGAATGAATTCGAGTTTATCAGTATCGTTGCTGAAAGTTTTAAAATTTCAAGATCGGAATTTATTAACTGCCTTGCTTTTGTTTGGGATGATACGCTCGACGAATACGACAAAAGTAAATTTCTGATTATAGATAATAAGGTTACAGAATGGTCTGAGAATCTATCCTGGTTCATGAAGAAAGATGCTAAAAAAAATGAAAACGATTTTAAGCATTTATTCTGTGACAACATGTATGGTCGAATTCTGGTCATGTTCGTGGAGAGTGTAAACTTGTTGGTGTTTAAATATGAGGGAGAATTGAATCTTTATCTGGAAGGAAACAAGATAAAGCCCGATAAAACCTATCAATTGAGTAATGGTTCCATTATTAAAGGGCCTAATATAAAATCAATTTATTTCACAGATATTGCCGGAAAATTCCTGAAAGAGGAGTCGCAGGAGAAAATAATATTTTCGGCAAAAGAAATAGAATTTAAGTTTCGTAATTCGAATAACGGAATTCATAAGTTTAACATCTCGGAAGAGAGTGGACAGTTGATTGGAATAATGGGTGGTAGTGGTGTTGGAAAGTCCACATTGTTGAATGTTTTGAATGGGAATTTAAGTTTGAACCACGGTGAAATTCGTATTAACGATTACGATATCCATAAAAATAAACTGGCGGTTCGGGGATTAATCGGTTTTGTACCGCAAGACGATTTGTTGATTGAAGAACTGACTGTATTTCAGAATCTGTATTATAATGCCAAGTTATGCTTTAAGGATTACAGTGAAATTCAAATTTTAAAAAAAGTATTGCATATACTTCAGGATCTGGATTTGTATGAAGTGCGTGATCTTAAAGTTGGGGATCCATTGAATAAATTTATTAGTGGCGGACAGCGAAAACGAATAAATATTGGCTTGGAGCTGATGCGGGAACCTGCCATTCTCTTGGTTGATGAACCTACATCGGGATTGTCTTCTACCGACTCGGAAATGGTTATGAATCTGTTGAAGAGTCAAACATTAAAGGGGAAATTGGTTGTGGCAAATATTCATCAGCCTTCCTCCGGGATTTTTAAAATGTTTGATAAGCTTTGGATTCTTGATCGAGGTGGTTATCCCATTTATAACGGCAACCCAATTGATGCAATTGTTTACTTCAAGACTCAGAATTCGCAGGTTAATGCTTCCGAAAGTGAGTGCGTTACTTGTGGAAATGTAAATCCTGAACAGATATTGCAGATTGTTGAGACCAAGTTGATTGATGACCAGGGGAAGCCAACTCGGGAGAGACGGATTCTTCCTGTTGAGTGGTATCAGAAATACAAGGATAACATAGAATCTAATTATTTGCCATTACGTACAGATAAGAAGTTACCACAAAGTGATTTTAAGATTCCGGGTAAATTAAAGCAATTTTCCATTTTCTGGATTCGTAATGTCCTTTCGAAACTAACCAACAAGCAGTACCTGATTATTAATTTGTTTGAGGCGCCATTGCTTGCTGTCATATTGGGCTATTTTACCAAATACACTACCGATTCGGGGTATGTATTTGGAGATAATAAAAATTTCCCTGTTTTTTTATTCATGTCGGTTGTGGTTTCCATGTTTTTGGGATTAACTGTAAGTGCCGAAGAAATTATTCGGGACAAACGAATTTTGCAACGGGAGAAATTTTTGAATTTATGCAGACTTAGTTACCTCAGCTCTAAAATCATTTTCTTATTTGTTCTATCAGCAATTCAATCCATTTCATTTGTTTTGGTGGGTAACTATATATTGGAGGTTGAAGGGATGCTTTTTGCTTACTGGTTGGTGTTGTTCACAACTTCCTGTTTTTCGAACATGATTGGATTAAATATCTCATCGGGATTGAATTCGGTGATTACGATCTATATTCTGATTCCCTTGATTCTGGTTCCTCAGCTCTTATTGGGTGGGGCAATGATTAAATTTGATGATTTGCATGCAGGAATCACCGATAAGGTTTATGTGCCAATTGTTGGTGATTTGATGACCACGCGTTGGGCATACGAAGCTTTGGCTGTTACTCAGTTTAAAGACAATCAATTTGAGAAGCACTTCTTTGAGTATGAGAAAGGAATTAGTGATGCATCTTTTAAAAGTTCATTCTTGATTCCAAAAATAGAATCTGTTTTGTCGGAATGTGAACGAAATATCGAGTTTGAAAAAAATACAGATGATACGGAAGCGAATTTTGTGATGCTTCGAAATGAAATTTCTCAGTTGGGAAGTGAAGTGGGTATCGAAATTTTTCCTGAGTTAAAGGAATTAAATGTTCTTGATTTTAATTTAAATGTTGCTGAGCAAACCAGAAATTTTTTGGATAAAGTAAAGCTTTATTATTTGGGGCTGGCAAGTGAGTCTGGTTATAAAAAGGACTTTGAGTATTCACGCTTGGTCGATTCTTTGGGTCGAGATGGTGTTTATGAGTTTAAGCAGAAATATTACAATACGGGTTTGGCTGATTTGGTTTTGAATAAAACGGAGATTAATAAGATGATAGAAGTCGATCATCAATTGATTCAGAAGAAGGATCCAATTTTAATGTATCCGGATTCGAAGTTCGGTCGCTCTCATTTTTACTCCCCTGTAAAACGAATTGGCAATTTTTATATCGATACATTTTGGTTTAATCTTGCAGTTGTGTGGTTGGGCACCTGTTTCTTATTTTTAACCTTATGGTCTGATGTTTTAAGAAAAGTAATGAACTATATCGAAAGCATTAAATTGGTGCGCAAAGAGAAAAAGAAAGAGTAA
- a CDS encoding sensor histidine kinase, with the protein MTNIKKITRSRVAYHIIFWVIAFTFWLFTMFVASNFKNILRLEPVLMTFVFNLCFAVAVYFNLLVLIPALFKKQKFFLYSIALLACISLSAFFIDFLLVYPLGQFVQGDQYFGKLTFVVWFNFAFFTFIYVGVTSFLSLMRELFMLQTISFQLKDIEKEKLEAELKALKAQINPHFLFNTLNNIYSLTLDKSDKAPNLVLKLSDLMRYILYDCNDRYVLLEKELEFIRNYLELQIIRLDDRIPVKMVVKGDTARYKIAPLLFEPLIENAFKHGAYGRNNEGFVNILFDFEDKNNIELSIENRSEGEWTKERENNSGIGIKNVIRRLELLYPDKHRLEIKDENNLYKVTLQIDLSEPN; encoded by the coding sequence ATGACTAACATAAAGAAAATAACCCGTAGTCGGGTTGCTTATCATATAATATTTTGGGTGATTGCCTTTACATTTTGGCTGTTTACCATGTTTGTGGCAAGTAATTTTAAAAATATTCTGAGATTGGAACCTGTCTTAATGACATTTGTGTTCAATCTTTGTTTTGCTGTTGCTGTTTATTTTAATTTGTTGGTTTTAATACCAGCCTTATTTAAAAAACAAAAATTCTTTTTATACTCAATAGCTCTACTAGCTTGTATTTCTTTGTCGGCTTTTTTTATCGATTTTTTATTGGTTTATCCATTAGGTCAGTTTGTTCAGGGAGATCAGTATTTTGGCAAATTGACTTTTGTTGTCTGGTTTAATTTTGCATTTTTCACCTTTATATATGTTGGCGTTACAAGTTTTTTGTCCTTAATGAGGGAGTTGTTTATGTTGCAAACAATATCTTTTCAATTAAAAGATATTGAAAAAGAAAAATTGGAAGCAGAGTTGAAAGCATTAAAAGCACAGATTAATCCTCATTTTCTCTTTAATACTTTGAATAATATTTATTCTCTTACACTTGATAAATCTGATAAAGCACCCAATTTAGTTTTGAAACTGTCTGATTTAATGCGATATATTTTGTACGATTGCAATGATCGTTATGTATTGTTGGAGAAAGAGCTGGAGTTTATAAGAAATTATCTCGAATTACAGATAATCAGATTGGATGATCGTATACCCGTGAAAATGGTAGTGAAAGGGGATACGGCGAGGTATAAAATAGCGCCTTTGTTGTTTGAACCTCTTATTGAAAATGCATTTAAGCATGGCGCTTACGGCAGAAATAATGAAGGTTTTGTAAATATTCTCTTTGATTTTGAAGATAAGAATAACATTGAATTATCAATAGAGAACCGATCGGAGGGTGAGTGGACTAAAGAACGCGAGAATAATAGTGGCATCGGAATAAAGAATGTAATTCGTCGTTTAGAGTTGTTGTATCCCGATAAACATCGATTGGAAATTAAGGACGAAAACAATCTTTATAAAGTTACCTTACAAATCGATTTGTCCGAACCAAATTAA
- the smpB gene encoding SsrA-binding protein: protein MQKINIRNKKASFEYEIIETFVAGIQLFGTEIKSIRAGKANIGDSFCYFSANELYVKEMHISEYKFGSYYNHEAKRERKLLLNRKELDKLDRKTKESGLTIVPLRIFLNEKGFAKMEIALCRGKKHFDKRESLKQKDHKREIDRMMKS from the coding sequence ATGCAGAAAATCAATATTAGAAATAAAAAAGCCAGCTTCGAATACGAAATCATCGAGACCTTCGTAGCAGGAATTCAACTATTTGGAACAGAAATTAAATCCATTCGCGCTGGAAAAGCAAACATTGGAGACTCATTTTGCTACTTTAGTGCAAATGAACTTTACGTGAAAGAAATGCACATTTCCGAATATAAATTCGGCTCTTACTATAATCACGAAGCAAAAAGGGAGCGAAAACTTCTCTTAAACCGAAAAGAGTTGGATAAATTGGATCGAAAAACCAAAGAAAGTGGTTTAACGATTGTTCCTTTGAGAATATTCTTGAACGAAAAAGGCTTTGCAAAAATGGAAATTGCCCTTTGTCGAGGCAAAAAACATTTCGATAAAAGAGAAAGTTTAAAACAAAAAGACCACAAAAGAGAGATAGATCGCATGATGAAGAGTTAG
- the miaA gene encoding tRNA (adenosine(37)-N6)-dimethylallyltransferase MiaA, protein MQNNLLVVLGATATGKTSLAVHLAKEFNGEIISADSRQIYRGMDLGTGKDLDEYVLDGTPIPYHLIDIADAGYKYNVYEFQQDFVKAFELITAKKKMPVVCGGTGMYLEAALKGYKLIAVPKDQAFRDELLDKSLDELGAILRSYKKVHNNSDLETQKRAIRAIEIERYCASHPEIEIDYPEMNPLLIGIKFDREVRRARITQRLKERLKSGMVEEVEALIKSGVSADDLIYYGLEYKFLTQYVVGDLTYDEMFTSLEVAIHQFAKRQMTWFRKMERSGSNIHWLDGFMPLEEKIQKVKELAVI, encoded by the coding sequence ATGCAGAATAACTTATTAGTTGTACTTGGAGCAACCGCTACCGGAAAAACAAGCCTGGCGGTACATTTGGCAAAAGAATTCAATGGGGAAATCATTAGTGCAGATTCCCGTCAGATATATCGTGGAATGGATTTGGGGACAGGTAAAGATTTGGATGAATATGTTTTGGATGGAACTCCTATCCCATATCATTTAATTGATATTGCCGATGCCGGTTATAAGTACAATGTGTATGAGTTTCAGCAAGATTTTGTAAAAGCTTTTGAGCTGATTACTGCAAAAAAAAAGATGCCTGTTGTTTGCGGTGGAACAGGAATGTACCTGGAGGCAGCTTTGAAAGGCTATAAATTGATTGCAGTGCCAAAAGATCAGGCTTTTCGTGATGAATTGCTTGATAAGTCATTGGATGAGTTAGGAGCTATTCTTCGCTCTTACAAAAAAGTACACAATAATTCTGATCTGGAAACTCAGAAGCGGGCGATTCGGGCTATCGAAATAGAACGATACTGTGCTTCTCATCCCGAAATAGAAATAGATTATCCGGAAATGAATCCTTTACTAATAGGAATCAAGTTCGATCGTGAGGTTAGGCGGGCGAGAATCACCCAGCGTTTAAAAGAGCGCCTAAAATCGGGAATGGTCGAAGAGGTTGAAGCTTTGATTAAATCAGGCGTTTCAGCTGACGATTTAATATACTATGGCTTGGAATATAAATTTTTGACACAGTATGTTGTTGGTGACTTAACTTACGATGAGATGTTTACTAGTCTTGAGGTGGCAATTCATCAGTTTGCCAAGCGTCAAATGACCTGGTTCCGGAAAATGGAACGTAGTGGCTCAAACATCCATTGGTTGGATGGGTTTATGCCATTGGAGGAGAAAATACAGAAGGTGAAAGAGTTGGCGGTGATTTAG